In the Telopea speciosissima isolate NSW1024214 ecotype Mountain lineage chromosome 6, Tspe_v1, whole genome shotgun sequence genome, CACAAAACATAAAAGAGGCTTGTGCTGCCCAGGcttggatcttgacatgcacaGCCCCAATTTGAAGAAAAGGTCTTAGGAGTATAAATTCTAACTAATTGGGTTAACATAACCCAATTCCATGCTCCAAGTTGGGGGTTTATCCAATTTTACCTAATTTTCTATGCTAGGGTTTAATAAGGTTGAAAACTCAACGAAAattgaaagagaaggagagaaatttAGGGTAAAACAGAACTGATTCAATGACCTACCtaaatttgaagatgaaggagatgGTAGCACCCTAGTTTCTAAGTTGTAGTATAAGCTTCAATGGATTCCAAATTCTCAAACCCTagcttcctttccttctcttccttctctttttcttctcctttctctcttgctGAAATCGGTTCCCTTAGTTTGGTTTGGTAGGAATGAAATAATAAGCTAAGTATTCCTTATATACCAGTGTATgactaaggcatgtttgccttGGTTTAGTCAAAAACAGATTTTATAATCTATTTTTATAATCTGATTATCTATAAAAATAACTACCTAATTAGCTATAATTAAGTCATTGGGGTGATGTCATGTGACATAAGTGGAAAGCCAGTGTGGGTAGTCTACAGGAATCTGGATTCCACattggggatgtgggtcccgtAAGTAgtaattactattctgcccctaatataTAAATTAAGCAATTATTCAATATAAACACATAAGAGAATAGATTATTACCTACAGCCCAGCCTAGGAAGCAGAGCTTCTGCATGTGTGCATCCAAGCATGTTTGACACATGTAGCTCAGATGCAGGCAGCAGGCAGAATCTTCAGACTCAAGAATGGCTAGCTATGTTGGCTCCctagaatcctccataggtgagtCGAGGATTTGATCCGAATCCTCCACCGATGCAATCCACAGCATCGAGGCAACCATGGATACTGAACcaaaacctgaaatcacacaagtccaaggttcaaATTTCTAGTGGATTTCACAATAGGTCATGAGAACTTATGATGTTTGGATAAACAATATGATAACACAATCTTttaatttaatataatttttgaTAACTATATTGAACTTACTATCCAGCTCCAACTGTTGTTAAGTCTTCTGTTGTGTATGTATGTGATATATGGGAGTTGGGTATTATCATAGTTCTTAAGGCGCCTAGGCCAACCAAGGCGATCGAGGGGGTTTAAAACCAAGACGACAccagaaatcaagaagaaagaaaggcgCATGGGTgtctaggcgacgccttgacaactatagtTATTATACAAATGTGAATGGTGGTTTCTGACTAATGCCCATGAGCGCAGTACCTTATACCCTGTCCGGGTTTAGGGTCGTTACATCTGGTGTACGGAAGGACTCAGCATAGTGGACTCGGTTGTGGGAACTCCTCTTTTTCCGATGTCAGAATCATGAGAAAGGATCGATTAGCTTTTGCTAAAATCTGTGTTGAAGTCACAATCGATGCTCCTTTACCTTCCTTTGTAATGGTAAATGATGGTGAAGCCTACTTTGAGCAAGAAATCTAATGCAGACCCGGGTTGGAATAACCCTTGTTGGGTTGCTTAAAGGCCCACCCAAGAAAAGAAGCActcaaatccaaagttgaatggcaaactagtagataatcAAGATTTCTAAGGaataatggcagaattgtaactAAGCTGAAGTTGTAAAGAAGGAATGGcagaattttaaattttcagAATTCCAAAACATAAGGGTTCAATGTGTGGGTAGAAGGGTATTCTTGGAACTGAATCACTTAAGGTGGGGGTAAACACAATAACTTTAATGAAACTAGGGGTTTAGTGTAAATAACAAAGATGTCCTTAAATGCAATTTCAGAGGATTATATCTTCTTCCACCTTCGACAGAATAAACACCGAGAAAATTCAAATGGAAAAACCAGCAAGCTTCGATGGACAGAACTCCTTCTGCAACTATCGGATGAGCCTGAAATTTCAGGCGTAGACTCACCACTACGGGTTCTACCGATTCCAACGAGAAAATAACCTAAAAATTCTGCTTGCAATTgaatggtgagatctgaaatcagatctggcggtAAAACAGAACCAAGTCTGAACCAGACTTTGAAGCTTTCAAAGCGAGAAGTATCGAGGGCCAAGATTCAAAGACTACAATCGCCAGTAGATGGGCTTCCTACGATCCAGATTTTGGAGCCAATCGACCAAGATTGATAAATCAGCAACGTTCTCTTTAGATTTGCAGGTTTTAGCGCCAGAACAGAGGAGGTCTTAGTGTTAGAGTTGTTGGAACTCATGTAATAAGgatagtttgggaactagccttaTATCTAGTTGCCCTATtgtgtattttctattttttacctttcttatcttttacctccctagggaggtgtacgTAATATTCTCAAATTcgattaatgaagtaatataggtgcgGAGAGCTTTTTCTCACACACAACTTGTTCCAAAAtacactcttcttctcctccttgtcttctccttcctttctctcttgcttCTCTAATCCAAATCCCAACTCTTAGAATATGTTAaaaagaagtaagaagaagaagatgaaggagaagacgAAGAAAGAATTAGAAGTGGGAGGAGGTGCATGCACAGCTCACGGCAGCCATCAaactaaaccaaataaaatttcattatcCAAACTGAATACTACGCTGGTTACAAGAACTATttaaagagaaattaaaatcctaatccTTGTCGAAGTCTAAATTAGAATCGACTCTATCTAAAtctaaaacaaaatttcaactcTAATTGGACGGTAAAACTAAAACAACTTTGAATCAAACTCTAATTGTATCTACGGctgaaataaaggaaataaaataataataataaaaaaactaattCCTAATTTATCCAACGTCTAATTGCATCAAAATCACTACGATTGGCGTCCCTCTCACTGCTTAGTTTGCCTCTCACTGCTTAGTTTGCAAATGCTTTGGTCACAACTCAAGTCTCTGCATTCCTAAAGATGATGAAGCCCTCTCTTGCTTGCTACTGACCCCAGAGCTCCTAGAGATGATCTCTTAGGCTCTATATGGCAACATTCTTAAAAACCGATTTTAGTGTTTTTCCGGGTTTTTTTTGGAACAGAAAAGGGGTAAAAACTGTATGGTATgttcggtttgattttttttttttttttttttaacaaaccAGGTACGTGGCACACTTTTGAGCCCCATttgaaaaacaccaaaatggtgTTTCTCACATTTGAGAAACACTTCTACCAATTTTCGGAGAAACAACCTCCAACTTAAGTTAACGAGGAGCAATACTGGAATTTACCAGAAAAACATAACAATAGGTGAAATGAGCCCTAAAATCTCACAACCAACATTCACGAGACTGCTTTCATCTTTGCAATAACGCCGATCGACCTGCAACTCGACCTCTCGTCTTCGCGCTTGACCTCTGCAACCCGACCTCCCATCTAGTATGGATTAGAGGTTTTTGATTTCTCGCTTATCAAGTACTTGACGATTTTTATTTGAATCTCGCTTTGTTCTACATTGAAGGTCCTACACTCTTACTTGAAATTTTCAAGTTTATAGCTTATTACTGTTTCTAGGTTtcaattttaaatattattcTACCTATTTGTTCGTCTTTTCCTAAATTAGCAATCAACCTTTCGAATTCCGTCTCCTTTCTTATTGTCTATGACCATTCCCCTGTCCTCCTGTGAAGAGATCTATGCAGATCGATATGCTATGAAAGGGAGATTTTCAATGAAAATTATATCTTCACGCctttaaaattttctcttttgttgcTATTCACTCTCGTAaatatcttcatcttcttcaatgtctcagatttttctctttgtttttgtcCTCAAGGATAACAGTTGCATCTGAAAATAAATAACAGGGTAATTGCAGTACTTATGTTTATCTCAAATTCAACTCACCTTTAATGCAATTTTACGGTTTTACCCTCTTTTTCCGAAGATTTGCCCATCTATCCTACGGTTCATTAGCAAAGAACTCTTGCAACAGAATGAAGAAAACAAATACATCAGAAAAAGAGGAGGATACTACCATCTGCAGAACCACACTTTACTAACCTATTTGAAGTTAAAATAGATGCAAATGCCTATTTATCTAATGCCACATTTCTGCACTCTTTTTGCTACTTACATAATCATTTCTTGGCTGTTTTAGCATGTAAGATACGTCAGTGGTTGCTTTGAAAGAACATTTGTACAGAAGATCTATCAAAGATATGTCCTTTTAAGGGGTCTGGGTTGTGATCAAGGTAACAAATGTTCATGACATGCCTCATGTCCCAAACAGATCTGAATGGTtcaatttcttttaagtttcaCAATCTAGAATATCCACTTCACAAACCTTGTAgccattttcttcctcttctcctgcCTATCATTGGAAAGTTCACCCAGAAAAGCCATTAAAACCTGGAATTTTAAAAAGTGGGATCCTTAAGAGGCATTTTCATCATCCACTCTACGAAGATACCCTCAAGCTCACTGTCTCGCTCATCCTCCAgggtatttttgttttatttacaAATAAGAGGGTAACTGCAGTACCTGAATTATTTGAACTGTTCTCAAGGATAACAATTGCATCTGCAGAGAGTATTTGTTCTCAGATTTTCCTTATGTTGAACTGTCACAGTTCTTCACTTTGGCATCTTCCCATCACCATGGATACCAATACTGAACCAGCCTGCAAGTAGAGAGCCTAACTTAAATACTACACCTCAATCACTCCCTACCTTCTCTCCATTGGTCTCCTTCACTGGGAACCTTCAAAATCAATTTTGATGGGACTTTTTCTCCCAGTTCTGCTGATATTGGGATAATTGTACAGGATCATATATGGGATGCTACCCATAGCCATACTAGCCTTTGGGTAATCTTTTGTAGATGTTACTGAAGCTTTAGCTCTTTGAAGAAATATCTTTAACCTTTGTATAAAGGGCGAGGAATACAGTGGAGGATTGATGATCTAATTGAAGCTTTGCCTGttcttaaatcaaaattttatttcattgcagATCAGGTATACTCCatcttttcttggcttcttcCATGTCCATTCCCACTTTCCACTCTCTCCCATGAGAGGTGGGCCGTGTCCCTCTTTCTTtctacattattttttttttaagaaaaaaactaTGTGGATGATGAATTCCCTTTAGTGATGCAATATTTGCAACAACCATTGTTTCAGTATTCTGTTCCTTCCATTACCTCCATAGTGATTTGCATTAAGTATGTATGAGGCCTCACAAAATGGAGTACCTGAATGGTAGAACAAAAACGATTCTGTTAAGTGCTTCTTCTTGGTtacaaaaactttttttttttaaatgttacCATACAGCATTTCAGGACCTCAGAAACGCTCAAGAAACACAAAACACATAAAACTGTGCCGGACCCAAAAACgctcaaaaaacacagaagCGTTGCCCATACAGAGCCTTGAATGCATTAGAGTGTTAACAAAATTAGCAAATGAAACCGTTCAGAACATCTTGATTAACCTCACTTCTACTTCATATAATACATTGTTGATGATCCAAACAACACCATCACAGATAACGAAGTTTGCATTCACATTCTATACAATGTAGACATCAAGATCAAATGAATCAATAGCACACGATTTTCTAATCTACCCTCAAAAATTTCCATCGTTGTATCAGATTCTTTTTCTGTGTTTCATCCTGCCAACATCTACAACTCTTCCTTTTTTTCACTAATTCAAATTTTCCAGCACTAAGTCACATAATTTGGATGTTATACTGCAGATTGAAATtaaaaacacacacaaaaaaaaaatcactaaatACACTTACTTGTGCATGCAGTACTTGTACTCCTGGCTTCTTATGAaatctttctctccttcctcaagCTGAAAtaagtaaaattaaaatcaataaaaatggCAATGAAGATAAGTTTTCCCAGAAAACCATAGTCGGGAAAGAATTCTGCAATCTCTCACCGGATCACTTTCATAGACGAGCTCATaacaaggaggagagagacatcGATTGGCACAATTCTCTTTCGCTATCATCGATGACTTGCACTCCCACCCCCACAACCCACTTTATATCCCATTTGCAGATAACAACCAACAATGATCATCAATAACatataataaaaccattcaaTAACTTAAAAgtatcaaatttcaaatcaagaCCACCTTTCAATATCTGCATAACAAGcttttttcctctctctgaTCTCAATATCCTGCGATTCATTGATAAGAGTGgaggaaaacaaaattaagaaaaagaaacaaattccTAGAGATTAAGAGCAGAGTGAAAGATTTGAAGAGAAGATTACAGAGATCGGTTGACCAGATTTAGCGAGAACAGCAAATGGAAATGACGAAACAACAAAGCCCAGAAGAAGGCAGACGATGAAAAATGGCTTATGGGCTCGAAGAGCTTTGGCCATGGATCTAGTCAATCTCGTTTAAGCTCTGTTTACTCCGAAGAACTGACTTCCAACCAGTCCAGAATCGCGAAAACTGGTTGCCTGATTGGAGTAAACAATTATGAAATGTAACGAGAgtgatctttttcccttcttttattttgggtaaagtacacgtaccccgtGTAATacacccaatattccttgtaccccctaagcttatgataagtccacgtaccacccctcaatattccacatacCACCCTTGCTTTACTCTCCTAAtgtcatttaagtccacacctagtgttaaatgctaaaaaatgaccaaactaccctttcttctatcttttctaaaatttgaaaagacctaattaccctgacctatttgctaaaatttaaaaataccaaaatgccctcatcttccccaaatcattatcttcttttacatacccaataccaccacccaccattaacaccgtgaagccccacctccattGCAGCAATTCTGGGATCCGCCAGTTCCGTTGGATTGTGACATCGACGGTGTCGGAACCTATGAATCCATTCTCCGGACGCATTTCTGACCAGATGAGATATCTCTCGTCTGTTAGACTTCTTAATTTATCCTTTAACTCCTTTTCTGGACCTATTCCGGAGAAATTGATTGGTTCCTCCCGGCTCAGAGCTATTGATTTGTCTTATAATCGGCTCACCGGTGCAATCAAGATCGATCCTTCTAGTGGATGCGAGTCTCTTAGCCATTTGAAGCTTTCTGGTAATCGTTTGGTGGATAAGATTCCACCAGAGATCAGGAACTGCTCCAATTTGAGGCCTCTTTCTGCTTGATGGAAACATCCTCGAAGGTCGGATTCCGACTAAGATCGGTAAAATCTTACAACTTCGTATTCTAGATGTTTCTAGGAACAGTCTCAGTGATAGGATTCCGAGAGAGCTAGCTAAATGCCGGAAACTCTCTGTCGTTGTATTGACGAATTTGATCGATCCCACATCCATCAATGATAAAGTTTTAGAATTCAATGCTTTTCTGGGAGGGATTCCTTATGAAATATTCCTGCTTCTGAACCTAGAGATTTTCTGGGCTCCTAGAGCTAATCTCGTTGGTAGATTGCCAACTACTTGTAATGATTCTTGCAAACTGCGAGTGGTCAATTTGGGGCAGAATTATATAACCAGCCCGCTGTCTGGAGCAATAGGACAGTGTAAACGTCTCTCCTTTATGAATTTGAGTTCAAATGTTTTGCAGGGATTCCTTCCTTCACAACTGCCGGTTCCATGTATGGTTTATTTTAACATCAGCCGCAATTCGTTATCTAGTTCATTGCCTGTATTTGCAAATGGTAGTTGTCGATCTTAGCAGTGTGAACTCAGATAGCCAAGATAATAATGTCTTAAACTATCCGATGCTTAAACTATTTGAATCAATGTTTAGGGAGGATTCTGTAGTCCTACATGACTTCAGCTGGAATACATTCTCTGGTTTGTTGCCACTATTTTCACTCAATAACGAGTTACTGCCTGAGTTACGACCTGCTGAGCATAGAACCTCATACTTGTTGTTACTGAACAATAATCGGTTCAGTGGGTCTCTTCCAGATAATATTTTCTCAGATTGCAAAAATCTGCCTACCTTCACTGTTAATTTAAGTGTCAACCATTTATCAAGTGGAATTGCCCAAGGTCTGCTTCTCAACTGTTCGCAGCTCACAATCAGATTGGGGGGTCAATCCCTTCTGGAATCGACAATTCCTAGTTGCTTCAACGCCTTGACTTGAGAGGAAACAGGTTCAATGGTTCACCCTTCCCTTATTAAAATGGATTCATGGGTTCCGACACCGTCGACGTCACAATCCAACGGAACTGGTGGATCCCATAATTTCTGCaatggaggtggggcttcacggtggttggtggtattaatggtggtgggtggtggtgatggtagtggtggtattgggtatgcaaaagaagataatgatttggggaagatgggcattatggtattttcaaattttagcaaataggtcagggcaattaggtcttttcaaattttagaaaaaatagaagaaagggtagtttggtcattttttagcatttaacacttggtgtggacttaaatggcattaggggggtaaagcaggggtggtacatggacttatcagaagcttaggggggtacgaggaatattgggtgcattacagggggttacgtgtactttacccttttatttttgggagaatgttctctgtgccaggggcggaggctgcgcccaaacacatgggggtgggcgcaatgactaCCCTGCCCctctgagtggcaggcccatgtgtttgggcgcagccagcgctgcggcacagagaacatgagccctttattttttttggtaaaaaatacGATGAAAGTGATATTAAGTGTAAAGCAAGCGGTAGCAACACCacggagtttttttttttttttgataaaagactgcatatttaaaacaaaaagTTACATATTTTTGTACATATAAGTGGTAGTATCACTCCACTTAATTGTTATACTAGTGAAGTTCCCAAAAACTTTAGGAAGTGTTTGGTTCAATTATTTTGAAGAATTAGATCTGATTCTGGATCAGGTTCTCTAAAATCAGGTTCTGTAGATTcataattttgaaatttaaactgttttggttaccctgattctatAATATGAATCATCatgaataactgtttggttactcTGATTCTTTATCTTGATTCTTTTTGAaagactgtttggttacc is a window encoding:
- the LOC122663860 gene encoding uncharacterized protein LOC122663860 isoform X2 codes for the protein MAKALRAHKPFFIVCLLLGFVVSSFPFAVLAKSGQPISDIEIRERKKACYADIESGLWGWECKSSMIAKENCANRCLSPPCYELVYESDPLEEGEKDFIRSQEYKYCMHKLSMGESLEGVKGAFDY
- the LOC122663860 gene encoding uncharacterized protein LOC122663860 isoform X1, with product MAKALRAHKPFFIVCLLLGFVVSSFPFAVLAKSGQPISQDIEIRERKKACYADIESGLWGWECKSSMIAKENCANRCLSPPCYELVYESDPLEEGEKDFIRSQEYKYCMHKLSMGESLEGVKGAFDY